The Apium graveolens cultivar Ventura chromosome 11, ASM990537v1, whole genome shotgun sequence genome has a window encoding:
- the LOC141697422 gene encoding uncharacterized protein LOC141697422 isoform X2, translating to MIGWSQDHFRKKMVQVQEIYLLKVPIVLILMIKVVNLKHLLPVYASIKNTYQPLLLQIRYATASARSDGLLLLCGGRDANSVSTATWLLET from the exons ATGATAGGATGGAGCCAGGACCACTTCAGAAAAAAGATGGTTCAA GTCCAGGAGATTTACCTGTTGAAAGTCCCAATCGTGTTGATTCTAATGATAAAGGTGGTGAACTTGAAACACCTTCTGCCAGTGTATGCTTCAATAAAG AATACTTATCAGCCCCTGTTACTTCAAATTAGGTATGCTACTGCAAGTGCACGCTCAGATGGACTTCTTCTGCTTTGTGGAGGGAGGGATGCTAACAGTGTG TCCACTGCTACTTGGTTGCTTGAGACATAA
- the LOC141697422 gene encoding uncharacterized protein LOC141697422 isoform X1 produces the protein MQDDCRTLVAKNDRMEPGPLQKKDGSSPGDLPVESPNRVDSNDKGGELETPSASVCFNKGMLLQVHAQMDFFCFVEGGMLTVCPLLLGCLRHNVQYTANLVA, from the exons ATGCAAGATGATTGCAGAACTCTAGTTGCCAAAAATGATAGGATGGAGCCAGGACCACTTCAGAAAAAAGATGGTTCAA GTCCAGGAGATTTACCTGTTGAAAGTCCCAATCGTGTTGATTCTAATGATAAAGGTGGTGAACTTGAAACACCTTCTGCCAGTGTATGCTTCAATAAAG GTATGCTACTGCAAGTGCACGCTCAGATGGACTTCTTCTGCTTTGTGGAGGGAGGGATGCTAACAGTGTG TCCACTGCTACTTGGTTGCTTGAGACATAATGTACAGTACACAGCTAACTTGGTTGCTTGA